A region of uncultured Desulfobacter sp. DNA encodes the following proteins:
- a CDS encoding HDOD domain-containing protein codes for MTTLDKMIAEIKDLTPIPAVAALLLDVAEKPDSSMEDIAEIIQYDPIMTVDILKTCNSAYMGLKQPAESIQDAVSMLGIDRIVELALVKSSAKVLTTAPQGYGLAHGDLWRYSIASAIIAKQAAVRLGLKNKSTIFTAALIKDIGKIILEKYVSKDFNKINALVKTQGYSFREAEKKILGIDHAELGALIAKTWQFSPRMIKLIRHHHLSDDSMMKDKEVAAVYLADCICMMMGIGVGADGLSYRFKDQLMKNHGITHSDITKLMAEFGVNMHEVKILLKMA; via the coding sequence ATGACAACTCTGGATAAAATGATTGCTGAAATCAAGGATCTTACGCCCATACCGGCGGTTGCCGCCCTTCTTCTGGACGTTGCGGAAAAGCCGGACAGTTCAATGGAAGATATTGCCGAAATAATCCAATATGATCCAATCATGACCGTGGACATTCTGAAAACATGCAACTCGGCGTACATGGGGTTAAAGCAACCTGCTGAATCAATTCAAGACGCCGTAAGTATGCTGGGTATTGACCGGATCGTTGAGCTGGCACTGGTGAAATCAAGCGCCAAAGTTCTGACCACAGCCCCCCAGGGGTACGGTCTGGCCCATGGGGATCTGTGGCGCTATTCCATCGCTTCGGCCATCATCGCCAAACAGGCGGCGGTGCGTTTGGGGTTAAAGAATAAAAGTACGATTTTTACTGCGGCCCTGATCAAAGACATTGGTAAAATTATATTGGAAAAATATGTGTCCAAGGATTTTAATAAGATCAACGCGCTTGTCAAAACACAAGGCTACAGCTTCAGGGAGGCTGAAAAGAAAATACTGGGTATTGATCATGCAGAGCTTGGTGCTTTGATTGCCAAAACCTGGCAGTTCAGCCCCCGCATGATTAAACTGATCCGCCACCATCATCTTAGCGATGACAGCATGATGAAAGATAAAGAGGTGGCTGCGGTATATCTGGCAGACTGCATCTGTATGATGATGGGAATCGGTGTGGGTGCAGACGGCCTGTCATACCGATTTAAAGATCAGTTAATGAAAAATCACGGCATTAC
- a CDS encoding chemotaxis protein CheD yields the protein MKQIVGVADMKVSNNPEDDVVTYSLGSCIGLVIYDPVARVGGILHYMLPESSIDKEKATQKPYMFADTGIPRLFKTAYALGAQKARIKIFVAGGAEILDQNGFFNIGKRNYMALRKMFFRNKVMIDKQEVGGNINRTVRIEIASGNIFLKTSGSQEVKI from the coding sequence ATGAAACAAATTGTCGGCGTTGCAGATATGAAAGTAAGCAATAATCCTGAAGATGATGTCGTGACATACTCTCTTGGATCATGCATAGGCCTGGTCATTTATGATCCGGTCGCAAGGGTTGGAGGGATCCTTCATTATATGCTGCCGGAATCCTCCATAGACAAAGAAAAGGCCACCCAAAAGCCTTATATGTTCGCAGATACCGGCATTCCCCGCTTATTTAAAACCGCGTACGCATTGGGCGCCCAAAAAGCCAGGATAAAAATATTTGTAGCAGGCGGTGCCGAAATCCTTGATCAGAACGGATTTTTCAATATAGGCAAACGAAATTACATGGCTTTAAGAAAAATGTTTTTCAGAAACAAGGTGATGATCGACAAACAGGAAGTCGGGGGAAATATAAACCGTACTGTCAGGATTGAAATTGCATCCGGAAATATTTTTTTAAAAACATCAGGGTCACAGGAAGTAAAAATATGA
- a CDS encoding chemotaxis protein CheA, which yields MSYESIIAMTERLASELILSDADKPDSIKKMLPILKSLHTQCKEQGLHSQAEQILKAKHIIDAIVSNETEPKGPLLADLDIIVSNFSEELNTLYPTENKELVNRKALETDGQAQNGEYKDLEAKLNELSMLIAGFCPGKEIDMEEIIHNVEDLIKRSENIQPSSFYDISNLLKKYLENMSFGSMCTTKPIEEGILLLKSILSYLKKKEPFTFDYSDVLELLEESLVATEQSDDCPDESTTELEEPESASEKILQKLSDDDIEILTDFISEAEDNLNNIEVSLIELEQDPENTDIINDIFRPFHTIKGVSGFLSLGKINRLSHATENLLDSARSGDFIINHSATDAILESVDLLKKLIDSVKQGLFKGCRQEDGHIDVDFLRDKLNKLQISLTKGEKEPLGEILVRRNNLKAQDIDDALEIQKKNPEKKFGEILIEDQKVAPAQVASALMEQSATKKRVDSQVKVSTQKLDDLVDYAGELVIAQSMLRQQTMENPALSQTVSQLGQIVNNMQNIAMSMRMIPIKATFMKMIRLVRDLSRKSGKQINLSMAGEDTEIDRNVVDALYEPMVHMIRNACDHGIESVQERKESNKDQQGNIDLRAYHKGGNIVIEIEDDGKGLDREKIFEKATATGLITGDEQMTDAQVFSLILEPGFSTAKQITDVSGRGVGMDVVKAGIEKFRGHLNIESQKGRGTRFIISLPLTLAIIDGMLVRVDDERYVIPTIAIQKAFRPGPGEYFTVEGKGEMVKDRGRLVPLVRLNEIYGTSDNMPPVEESLVVVVESKEEKRAFLIDELLGKDEYVIKNLGGNMDNIQGIAGGAILADGKVGLILDVHGVFSIVSEK from the coding sequence ATGTCTTATGAAAGTATAATCGCAATGACGGAAAGGCTGGCATCAGAATTGATTTTATCCGACGCTGACAAGCCGGACTCCATCAAAAAAATGTTGCCCATTCTCAAAAGCTTACACACCCAGTGTAAAGAGCAGGGCCTTCACTCCCAGGCGGAACAGATTCTGAAGGCCAAACACATTATTGATGCCATAGTAAGTAATGAAACGGAACCTAAAGGACCTTTGTTGGCAGATCTTGACATAATTGTTTCAAATTTCAGCGAAGAACTGAATACCCTCTACCCCACGGAAAATAAAGAATTAGTTAACCGGAAGGCCCTTGAGACCGACGGCCAGGCCCAAAACGGTGAATATAAAGATTTAGAGGCGAAATTGAATGAGCTTTCAATGCTCATTGCCGGTTTTTGTCCGGGCAAAGAAATTGATATGGAAGAAATAATCCATAACGTCGAGGATCTTATCAAAAGATCTGAAAATATTCAGCCGTCATCCTTTTACGATATTTCAAATTTATTAAAAAAATACCTGGAGAATATGTCTTTTGGGTCGATGTGCACCACAAAGCCCATTGAAGAAGGCATTTTGCTGTTAAAATCCATATTAAGTTATTTAAAGAAAAAAGAGCCTTTTACCTTCGACTATTCGGATGTACTTGAACTCCTTGAAGAAAGTCTTGTTGCCACAGAACAATCCGATGACTGTCCCGATGAAAGTACAACAGAGCTGGAAGAACCTGAGTCCGCATCGGAAAAGATACTTCAGAAGCTGTCAGACGATGATATCGAAATTTTGACTGATTTCATATCCGAGGCCGAGGATAACCTTAATAATATTGAAGTGTCTCTGATTGAACTGGAGCAGGATCCTGAAAACACTGATATCATAAACGATATTTTCAGACCCTTTCACACAATCAAAGGGGTCTCCGGATTTTTATCTCTGGGAAAAATCAACCGGCTTTCCCATGCCACGGAGAACCTGCTGGACAGTGCCAGAAGCGGTGATTTTATCATTAATCATTCTGCCACGGATGCCATTCTGGAATCCGTTGATTTACTGAAAAAACTTATCGACAGCGTAAAACAAGGCCTCTTCAAAGGATGTCGACAGGAGGACGGCCATATCGATGTCGATTTTTTAAGGGATAAGCTTAACAAGCTTCAGATCTCTTTGACTAAAGGGGAAAAGGAGCCTTTGGGTGAGATTCTGGTTCGAAGAAATAATCTTAAGGCCCAGGACATTGATGACGCACTGGAAATACAGAAAAAAAATCCCGAGAAAAAATTTGGCGAAATCCTGATCGAAGATCAAAAGGTTGCTCCCGCCCAGGTTGCGTCTGCGCTGATGGAACAGTCTGCAACTAAAAAAAGAGTGGACTCTCAAGTTAAGGTCAGCACCCAGAAGCTGGATGACCTTGTTGATTATGCCGGAGAGCTTGTGATTGCGCAGTCTATGCTGCGGCAGCAAACCATGGAGAATCCTGCTTTAAGCCAGACCGTTTCACAACTGGGACAGATTGTAAACAACATGCAGAATATTGCCATGTCCATGCGGATGATACCTATTAAAGCCACGTTTATGAAAATGATCCGCCTGGTGAGGGATCTGTCCCGCAAGTCCGGCAAGCAAATCAATCTCTCCATGGCCGGTGAAGACACTGAGATTGACAGGAATGTCGTGGATGCCCTTTATGAACCCATGGTTCATATGATCAGGAATGCCTGTGATCACGGCATTGAATCAGTGCAGGAACGTAAGGAAAGCAATAAAGACCAGCAGGGAAACATTGATCTGCGGGCCTACCACAAGGGCGGTAATATTGTCATTGAGATTGAAGACGACGGCAAAGGCCTTGACCGGGAAAAAATATTTGAAAAGGCGACCGCCACCGGGTTGATTACCGGAGACGAACAGATGACGGACGCCCAGGTTTTTAGTCTGATTCTTGAGCCGGGATTCTCAACAGCAAAGCAGATTACCGATGTCTCCGGCCGGGGCGTAGGCATGGATGTGGTTAAGGCGGGTATTGAAAAATTTCGTGGGCATTTGAATATTGAATCCCAAAAGGGGCGCGGAACACGGTTTATTATCAGTCTGCCCTTAACCTTGGCCATAATTGACGGCATGCTGGTCAGGGTGGATGATGAAAGATACGTTATTCCAACCATTGCAATTCAAAAGGCTTTCAGGCCGGGTCCGGGTGAATATTTCACCGTTGAGGGAAAAGGAGAGATGGTCAAAGACCGTGGTCGCCTGGTTCCCCTGGTCCGATTGAATGAGATCTATGGGACGAGTGATAATATGCCTCCCGTTGAAGAGAGTCTGGTTGTGGTGGTCGAGTCCAAAGAGGAGAAACGCGCTTTTCTCATTGATGAACTTTTGGGTAAAGACGAGTATGTTATCAAAAATCTCGGCGGGAATATGGATAATATTCAGGGTATTGCAGGCGGTGCCATTCTGGCGGACGGAAAGGTGGGACTGATTTTAGATGTACATGGTGTTTTCTCCATTGTTTCGGAAAAATAG
- a CDS encoding methyl-accepting chemotaxis protein: MKNLSLGLKITYGFAVLIVIAIALGLMAIVNMRGVGTKSTMLADEYIPEVAIAMELNNAAKQVMYAMRGYGHTEDPTYYQQGEAAMGSVDAALQKTRELAETAQNLKALKAQVDTASKAVETYKTLMKQTVDTIAKLAANRQTLDESARKYMSNSADFLTGQNAKFKTDLEQRQQKIKLATDLVHIGSSFRVTNFKAQAANDPRLMEKAMSQLDTVAEPINDLRSMIRDSADIQRLKAIQSAAQTYQKAIKQFMNAFNQDRSTDKKELNKYLDQMDESAGIYVSNCDAFLEGQHEKLNRDMLERNAKITLVNDIITLGNETRIGAFKSQALRSPEVIKNALKNFPIIDRKFEELEKITRLPEDLRRIEEIKAAGQEYQTAMNDFLHNWLTMQDIAAQRRIAGHEVGDACTTMANAGMSATDTIAQDAEKALSRSSVFMIAGLIVALIVGIFSAFFITRSITKPINKIIAGLNEGAVQVASASGQVSSSSQSMAEGASQQAASIEETSSSMEEMSSMTKKNAQNATHADGLMKDANAVVKTAGQSMGELTSSMEEISKASEETSKIIKTIDEIAFQTNLLALNAAVEAARAGEAGAGFAVVADEVRNLAMRAANAAKDTAALIEDTVKKVNDGSDIVSSTSEAFSKVAESSAKVGALIAEISVASTEQSNGIEEVNNAISEMDRVVQQNAANAEESASAAEEMSAQAEQLKEYVDNLIMLVSGSKNSTQVMGTYHAGKPVPKQIPGKVKAKVKRTDHHFNSARPDQIIPFDEDETFEDF, encoded by the coding sequence ATGAAAAACTTAAGTCTGGGATTAAAAATTACATATGGATTTGCAGTGCTGATTGTCATTGCCATTGCCCTTGGTTTAATGGCTATTGTGAATATGCGAGGCGTAGGGACAAAAAGCACCATGCTGGCAGATGAGTATATACCCGAAGTTGCCATTGCCATGGAATTAAACAATGCGGCCAAGCAGGTCATGTATGCAATGAGAGGATATGGGCATACGGAAGATCCAACGTATTATCAACAGGGAGAAGCCGCAATGGGGTCTGTGGATGCGGCCCTGCAAAAAACGCGTGAACTCGCAGAGACCGCCCAGAATTTAAAAGCGCTTAAAGCCCAGGTTGACACCGCCTCCAAGGCTGTTGAGACCTATAAAACTTTAATGAAGCAGACCGTTGATACCATCGCCAAGCTTGCTGCCAACAGGCAGACACTAGACGAGTCAGCCCGAAAGTACATGTCAAATTCAGCTGATTTTTTAACCGGCCAAAACGCAAAATTCAAAACAGACCTGGAACAGCGTCAGCAAAAGATTAAACTGGCCACAGACCTGGTCCATATCGGTTCCAGCTTCAGGGTGACCAACTTTAAAGCCCAGGCAGCCAATGATCCAAGGCTTATGGAAAAAGCGATGTCCCAACTGGATACTGTTGCCGAACCCATAAATGATTTAAGGTCTATGATACGGGACAGCGCAGATATTCAAAGACTGAAAGCCATTCAGTCCGCAGCACAAACTTACCAGAAAGCCATCAAGCAATTTATGAATGCGTTTAATCAGGACCGGTCCACAGACAAAAAAGAGTTGAATAAGTACCTGGATCAGATGGATGAAAGTGCCGGCATCTATGTATCAAACTGCGATGCTTTTCTTGAAGGACAGCACGAAAAGCTGAACAGGGACATGCTTGAAAGAAACGCGAAAATCACACTGGTAAACGATATTATCACCCTTGGAAATGAAACCCGCATCGGTGCATTCAAATCCCAGGCATTACGCAGCCCTGAAGTCATTAAAAACGCGTTAAAAAATTTCCCGATAATAGATCGAAAATTTGAGGAGTTGGAAAAAATTACACGGCTTCCTGAGGATTTGAGGCGGATTGAAGAGATTAAAGCCGCCGGGCAGGAATATCAGACAGCCATGAACGATTTTCTTCATAACTGGCTCACAATGCAGGATATAGCGGCCCAACGCCGGATTGCCGGCCACGAAGTTGGCGATGCCTGTACAACCATGGCAAATGCGGGAATGAGTGCAACAGACACAATTGCCCAGGACGCTGAGAAAGCGCTTTCAAGATCTTCCGTTTTCATGATTGCTGGCCTGATCGTTGCGCTTATCGTCGGTATTTTTTCCGCATTTTTTATTACACGCAGCATTACCAAGCCCATCAACAAAATCATTGCCGGGCTTAACGAAGGTGCCGTCCAGGTGGCTTCGGCATCCGGGCAGGTCTCTTCCTCCAGCCAATCCATGGCTGAAGGGGCGTCCCAGCAGGCCGCCTCCATTGAAGAGACCTCTTCATCCATGGAGGAGATGTCCTCAATGACCAAGAAAAACGCCCAGAATGCAACCCATGCCGATGGGCTGATGAAAGACGCCAATGCGGTTGTGAAGACCGCCGGCCAATCCATGGGAGAACTAACCAGCTCCATGGAAGAAATTTCCAAAGCCTCGGAAGAAACATCAAAAATTATAAAAACCATTGATGAAATCGCATTTCAAACAAACCTGCTGGCCTTGAACGCGGCCGTAGAAGCGGCCCGGGCCGGCGAGGCCGGAGCCGGCTTTGCGGTAGTGGCCGATGAAGTCAGAAACCTGGCCATGCGGGCGGCCAATGCCGCCAAAGATACAGCAGCACTTATAGAAGACACGGTGAAAAAGGTCAATGATGGTTCCGATATCGTTTCTTCAACCAGTGAGGCCTTTTCCAAAGTGGCAGAGAGTTCGGCCAAAGTGGGTGCCCTGATCGCTGAAATTTCCGTGGCATCAACCGAGCAGTCCAATGGCATCGAAGAGGTGAACAATGCCATCAGTGAAATGGATCGTGTTGTTCAGCAAAATGCCGCAAATGCCGAAGAATCCGCATCTGCCGCAGAGGAGATGAGCGCCCAGGCCGAGCAGCTCAAGGAGTATGTGGACAATTTGATCATGCTGGTTTCCGGCAGCAAAAATTCCACCCAGGTCATGGGAACTTACCATGCAGGCAAGCCTGTCCCCAAACAAATACCAGGCAAGGTTAAAGCTAAGGTAAAGCGCACAGATCACCATTTTAATTCAGCCCGTCCGGATCAGATCATTCCATTTGATGAAGACGAAACGTTTGAAGACTTTTAA
- a CDS encoding chemotaxis protein CheW, with protein sequence MADHVDSMNKAVADMTIKTGKYLTFLLESEEYGIGILKVKEIIGMLPITSVPRTPDFVKGVINLRGKVIPVIDLRSKFDMKSISYNDRTCIIVVEIDASQSTVLIGIVVDTVSEVLNIKEDEIEETPAFGTKLDTRYILGMAKQEGTVKILLNIDKVLSSSEMATIQHAS encoded by the coding sequence ATGGCTGATCATGTTGACAGCATGAATAAAGCAGTGGCCGACATGACAATTAAAACAGGTAAGTATCTGACTTTCTTGTTAGAGTCGGAGGAGTATGGAATCGGCATTCTCAAAGTCAAAGAAATAATCGGTATGTTGCCGATTACGTCTGTTCCCAGAACGCCGGATTTTGTCAAAGGTGTTATAAATTTGAGGGGAAAAGTAATTCCGGTCATTGATCTTCGCTCAAAGTTCGACATGAAATCGATTTCTTATAATGACAGAACCTGCATCATCGTCGTTGAAATTGACGCGTCACAGTCCACTGTATTGATCGGCATCGTGGTGGATACCGTCTCCGAGGTTTTAAACATAAAAGAGGATGAAATCGAGGAAACCCCGGCGTTCGGTACCAAACTGGATACACGGTATATCCTGGGCATGGCCAAACAGGAGGGGACGGTTAAAATTTTGTTGAATATAGACAAGGTCCTTTCTTCGAGCGAAATGGCCACCATCCAACATGCATCATAA
- a CDS encoding sigma-54 dependent transcriptional regulator — MDNPKQGRILIVDDDEGVAYSMVKILEKLNLHTVVSYNLKDAFQKLETNDFHLVFLDVNLPDGNGVEAIKEIVACASSPQVIIMTAYSDPDGAQYAIESGAWDYLQKPASPKDIRLQTLRALQYQEQKIKAAQNNLFEAPNIIAQSHVMRQCISHAAQITNSDANVLITGDTGTGKELFAKAIHNNSARRNGEFIVVDCSVLSENLIESVLFGHEKGAFTGADRKRKGLVLLANGGSLFLDEVAELPEMIQSSFLRVLQEKKFRPVGSEKEIYSDFRVICATNKNLDQMVSDKLFRADLLFRLKNFVLHLPALVTRKGDIPLIALDQIKKSCKTHKTSEKNVSPDFMNALEQYNWPGNVRELINVVETSVTSALFEDTLHPFHLPAKLRALIVRSKISTLQTPQKPEEQPAESNIFIQAESLPHTDFMNEAEKKYLEFFYSDSHGDIQRLLERTGLSRTVLYRKLKKHNISA; from the coding sequence ATGGATAATCCAAAGCAAGGCCGAATATTAATTGTTGATGATGATGAGGGTGTGGCTTATTCAATGGTTAAGATTCTTGAAAAGCTGAATCTGCACACGGTTGTTTCATACAACTTGAAAGATGCCTTTCAAAAATTGGAAACAAATGATTTTCATCTCGTTTTTCTGGATGTCAACTTGCCGGACGGCAATGGTGTAGAGGCCATAAAAGAAATTGTTGCCTGCGCCAGTTCTCCCCAGGTTATAATTATGACCGCATATTCTGACCCTGACGGTGCACAGTATGCCATCGAAAGCGGTGCCTGGGATTATCTGCAAAAGCCTGCTTCTCCCAAAGATATCCGGTTGCAGACTCTAAGAGCACTTCAGTATCAGGAGCAAAAGATCAAGGCCGCACAAAACAATTTATTTGAAGCGCCTAATATCATTGCCCAAAGTCATGTTATGCGGCAGTGCATCAGCCATGCGGCCCAAATTACAAACAGTGATGCCAATGTGTTGATCACCGGAGACACGGGCACGGGTAAAGAACTTTTTGCAAAGGCAATTCATAATAACAGTGCCAGGCGAAATGGTGAGTTTATTGTGGTGGATTGCAGCGTTCTGTCTGAAAATTTAATCGAAAGTGTTCTTTTTGGACATGAAAAAGGTGCATTTACCGGTGCGGACAGAAAAAGGAAAGGTCTTGTACTGCTTGCCAATGGCGGTTCTCTGTTTTTAGATGAGGTGGCGGAGTTGCCGGAAATGATTCAGTCTTCATTTTTAAGGGTGCTTCAGGAAAAAAAATTTCGTCCGGTCGGCAGCGAAAAAGAGATTTACAGTGATTTCAGAGTGATCTGCGCGACAAATAAAAATCTTGATCAAATGGTATCTGACAAATTATTCAGGGCTGACCTGTTATTCCGGCTGAAAAATTTTGTTTTGCACTTGCCGGCCTTGGTAACTCGGAAGGGGGATATTCCGCTTATCGCCCTTGATCAAATCAAAAAAAGTTGTAAAACACATAAAACAAGCGAAAAAAATGTTTCCCCGGATTTTATGAACGCCCTGGAACAATATAATTGGCCGGGTAATGTCAGGGAATTAATCAATGTGGTGGAAACAAGTGTCACCAGTGCTCTGTTTGAGGATACTTTGCATCCTTTTCATCTTCCTGCCAAACTGCGGGCCCTGATCGTTCGTTCAAAAATTTCTACATTACAAACACCTCAAAAACCTGAAGAGCAGCCTGCAGAATCGAATATTTTTATTCAGGCTGAATCATTGCCCCATACTGATTTCATGAATGAAGCTGAAAAGAAATATCTTGAATTTTTTTATTCAGACAGCCACGGTGATATTCAGCGCCTTTTGGAAAGAACAGGTCTCTCCAGAACAGTTCTGTACAGGAAATTAAAAAAGCATAATATCTCTGCGTAA
- a CDS encoding PocR ligand-binding domain-containing protein — MDVKIIDHIDFEIVNTLLEGFNQTTGFVTAILDLKGNILSKSGWRRICTHFHRVYPETAKRCKISDTVLAGQMDQEERYHCYECLNGLVDVAVPIIIRGEHAATLFTGQFFFKTPDRFFFEEQAEKYGFDKALYLQAFEEVPVVSENEVKTAMHFLVNMTELISEITFQKLEQIKLNEQMVKNEEALRHSQEDLKASQRIAHVGSWRLDLLTNDVVWSEELFRMYGLDSTGPPPAFAEQHKLFTPESWKKLSVALKNTMNTGEPYDLELETVRNDKSQGWMWVHGETQNDKAGNMIGLRGASQDISARKRVEAEQEKLKIQLLQAQKMESVGRLAGGVAHDFNNMLSIILGNTEILMDEMNPYELYFENLQEIFKAANRSAELTKQLLAFARKQVISPKVLFLNDIIDDMLKMLRRLIGENIDLKWLPGKGLKPVKMDPSQLNQILANLCVNARDAIKSVGKIIIETQNVNFDDEYCKDHIETITGNYVMIAVTDDGIGIDKDTLENIFEPFFTTKNADKGSGLGLSTVFGIVKQNKGFINVYSEHEKGTTFKIYLPEHIRKADHNNENNFQSGTDLGTETILLVEDEPSIIRLTQMMLERLGYKVLSASTPKEAIKIAAGADVHIDLLITDVVMPDMNGKKLAGEIRNRFPDLKCLFMSGYTANVIADHGILDSGVHFIGKPFSKQHLAKKVRQVLNNSEKGIM, encoded by the coding sequence ATGGATGTAAAAATTATAGATCACATTGACTTTGAGATAGTGAATACCCTGCTTGAAGGATTTAATCAGACAACGGGGTTTGTCACTGCGATTTTGGATCTCAAAGGCAATATTTTATCAAAATCCGGTTGGCGACGGATCTGTACTCATTTTCACCGTGTTTATCCTGAAACCGCAAAACGGTGCAAAATCAGTGATACCGTTTTAGCCGGTCAAATGGATCAGGAGGAAAGATACCATTGCTATGAATGCCTGAACGGACTGGTTGATGTGGCAGTTCCCATTATAATCAGAGGGGAGCATGCCGCCACCCTTTTTACCGGACAGTTTTTTTTTAAAACGCCGGATCGCTTTTTTTTTGAGGAACAAGCGGAGAAATACGGGTTTGATAAAGCGTTATACCTTCAAGCGTTTGAGGAAGTGCCGGTGGTTTCGGAGAATGAGGTTAAAACGGCGATGCATTTTTTGGTGAATATGACTGAATTGATAAGTGAAATCACCTTTCAGAAATTGGAACAAATCAAACTTAATGAGCAAATGGTTAAAAATGAAGAGGCGTTGAGACACAGCCAGGAAGACTTAAAAGCATCCCAACGCATTGCCCATGTAGGAAGCTGGCGGCTTGATCTTTTGACAAATGACGTCGTGTGGTCGGAGGAACTGTTTAGAATGTATGGTCTTGATTCCACAGGTCCGCCTCCTGCCTTTGCAGAACAGCACAAACTGTTTACACCTGAAAGTTGGAAAAAATTATCTGTCGCACTCAAGAATACCATGAATACAGGCGAACCATATGATCTCGAGTTAGAAACGGTTCGTAATGACAAAAGTCAGGGGTGGATGTGGGTCCATGGCGAAACCCAAAATGATAAAGCAGGGAACATGATTGGCCTGAGAGGCGCAAGCCAGGATATTTCCGCACGCAAACGCGTTGAAGCTGAACAGGAAAAGTTAAAAATCCAGTTGCTTCAGGCCCAAAAAATGGAATCTGTTGGACGGCTTGCCGGGGGTGTGGCCCATGATTTCAATAATATGCTTTCCATCATCCTCGGCAATACAGAAATCCTAATGGATGAAATGAACCCCTATGAGTTGTATTTTGAAAATTTACAGGAAATTTTTAAGGCCGCAAATCGCTCTGCGGAGTTGACCAAGCAACTTTTGGCTTTTGCCCGTAAACAGGTTATTTCACCTAAGGTGCTATTTTTGAACGATATTATAGATGATATGCTGAAAATGTTACGGCGTCTGATCGGGGAGAATATTGACTTGAAATGGTTGCCGGGTAAAGGGTTGAAGCCTGTCAAAATGGATCCGTCCCAACTCAACCAGATTCTGGCTAATCTTTGTGTCAACGCCCGTGATGCGATTAAAAGTGTGGGTAAAATAATCATTGAAACCCAGAATGTGAATTTCGACGATGAATACTGTAAAGATCACATTGAAACGATAACAGGTAATTACGTTATGATCGCTGTGACCGATGATGGCATTGGTATAGATAAAGACACATTGGAAAATATTTTTGAACCTTTTTTTACGACCAAAAACGCTGATAAAGGAAGTGGGCTAGGTTTATCAACCGTGTTTGGTATTGTCAAACAAAACAAAGGGTTTATAAATGTATACAGTGAACATGAAAAGGGGACAACATTCAAAATTTATCTTCCTGAGCATATAAGGAAGGCTGACCACAATAATGAAAATAATTTTCAATCCGGAACGGACTTGGGTACTGAAACCATTCTTCTGGTGGAAGACGAACCCTCCATCATCCGTTTGACGCAAATGATGCTGGAACGTCTGGGGTATAAAGTATTGTCTGCATCCACGCCAAAAGAGGCAATCAAAATTGCCGCTGGGGCGGATGTTCACATTGATCTGCTTATAACGGATGTTGTCATGCCTGATATGAATGGGAAAAAACTTGCTGGGGAGATTCGCAATCGATTTCCAGATCTCAAGTGCCTTTTTATGTCAGGGTATACGGCAAATGTTATTGCTGATCACGGCATTCTGGACAGTGGTGTTCATTTTATAGGCAAGCCTTTTTCAAAACAGCACCTGGCAAAAAAGGTCCGGCAGGTTTTGAACAACTCCGAAAAGGGCATAATGTAG